Sequence from the Pontibacter pudoricolor genome:
CCGAAGGGCCTTGCAACCAAAGGGTCTAGTAGCCATTGAGGGAGATCGGTTTTGTTAAAATCAAGAAACAAATATGGCTGATTGGTCTGTCCAAACACATATTCTATACTATTTAGCTTATGTTTTTTTACGTTTATCAGGGGAAAGAAAAGAAGTTTCCCGATTTTTCCCTTATAGCCTGTGAAACCAATATTATAGTATTTTTCACCATAGGATTGCTTTATATAATCCCCTAATCTCAGATTCTGCTGATAAAATTCACGTTCAATGTTTACTCCATTGTAAGTAAGGTGAGAAGAAGCAGCCCATACAACCACTTTTTGTCCTTTATACAACTGGCTTTGTAAAAAAGCCAGGTTAGCTCCCATTTGCCTGTCCCGCACCTGCTCGTTTGAAAATCTTTTGGATATTTCTGCAAGCGTACTATGCATGAATTGCTGCCAAAACAGATGTTCCTGCTGACTTATTTCCCGTGAGGCGGCCTTGCCTTTTACGTCTTTAAGAATATTCCTGAGCTCTGTCTTCAGAATCAGGGTATCGGCAGCGCTGGGTTTGGTTAGGTAATCTGAGATGGCTATAGTGCGCTCTAACGCAGCACTAAAAGCAGACCACTTAGCAGTATCCTGAACAGTTGCTGATTCAACGACTTGCAGGTAATCTTTAAAGTCGTGAAGCAGACTATTCTTAGAATAGGTGCCTGAGAACTTGCAGTCTATACCAGCGAGTATTAGAGGCTTATCTGTATCTTTTTGTTTATCAATGTATTTAAAAAGCTCTTCTGTTTCCTTGCTAATCCAGAAAGGATAAATGGATTTCCTGGCTGCCTCTATGGTAATCTCTCCATTTTGTATTTCCTGCCATGCCTTATAGCAATCATAGAAGCCACTTTCGAAAGCGATAACACTAAAGCCCATCTCCTGGTGCAGGAATTTAATAAGCCTGGTTTTGGCCTTGAAAGTGTGGCCGTCATGATGGGTCTGTTCCCCAAGGCCTACAATTTCTACATGCTCCAGGCTTTTCTTAAGCAGGGCTAAGTCAGAATAATCTTCATTAAGTGGTTCTATGTTGTTTACTACAACTGCATTTTCTTTAATGTAGGCCAATCGGTCAATATTCGATTGCGCAAACACCTGAAGTGATGGACAAAGCAGTAAAAATAGTAGAAGTAATGTCTTTATAT
This genomic interval carries:
- a CDS encoding erythromycin esterase family protein, encoding MRNIKTLLLLFLLLCPSLQVFAQSNIDRLAYIKENAVVVNNIEPLNEDYSDLALLKKSLEHVEIVGLGEQTHHDGHTFKAKTRLIKFLHQEMGFSVIAFESGFYDCYKAWQEIQNGEITIEAARKSIYPFWISKETEELFKYIDKQKDTDKPLILAGIDCKFSGTYSKNSLLHDFKDYLQVVESATVQDTAKWSAFSAALERTIAISDYLTKPSAADTLILKTELRNILKDVKGKAASREISQQEHLFWQQFMHSTLAEISKRFSNEQVRDRQMGANLAFLQSQLYKGQKVVVWAASSHLTYNGVNIEREFYQQNLRLGDYIKQSYGEKYYNIGFTGYKGKIGKLLFFPLINVKKHKLNSIEYVFGQTNQPYLFLDFNKTDLPQWLLDPLVARPFGYKEMRMRLPQVMDGLFYTEDIFEKTFIPLARQEQTL